TTAAGTCCAAACTGTAATGGAACCTCACCAGAATATGTCAAGGAGCACGTACCTGTAGGCTTCTCCAATTTACTGAGGATGGATCTTACCCGTTCTATCTCTTCATGATTCAACTGGACAGATTCTGCACCTTGTCCATTAGCAATATATGCTTGCCCTCCTCCTTTTTTCTGTGGGCCTCCCTTCCATCCCCATTCTCTGCCTGAGGTTTTCCCATCTTCTCCTTTCGGCCCCCATTCTTTGCTTGAGGTCCTCCCATCTTTCATCCCCCATTCTAGGCTTGGGGGCTTTCCATGTAATTTCCAGCACTTTTCCTTGGTGTGGCGTGGCTTGTTACAATGGGTACACCAAATCTCCTCATGTCTCTTCTCCATACTAGGACCCCAGTTTTTCTTCTGGTTGGCAACCATACTTGTTCCTCCTTCAGCTATCATTGCAGAGCTTTCGGTGGTTGAGGTTTCCAGCATCAGCCCTCTTTTGCTTTCTTCACTCCGAATAATGGCTACCACTTCATTTAGCCCTGGGACTTTCTCCTTTCCCAAGATTTGAATTCGGACCTGGTCATATTCAGGATTTAAACCCACCAAAAAGTCATAAACCCTATCTTGTTCAATAAACTCTTTTAGAATTGCTGAGTCTTTGAACACTTTGCTTTTATAACCCGATAGTGATCCAATTCCATCCATAGGGACTTAAGTTGATTGGCATATTCCGTTACAGATTTACCTCCCTGTTTGGCAGCCACGGTTTTCACCtttacatcataaatttgagcAGCATCCTTGACCTTAGAGTAAGTTTGTTCTACTGCCTCCCAGATTTCCCTTGCTGATTTTAGAAACATGCAGGTATCACTGATTTCTGGAAACATTGAATTCCACAGCCACGCCATGATCATGGAGTCTTCTTCATCCCATGACTTGAATTTGGGATCCATCTCATCCGGTGCATTACCAGTCAGGTGACTGATCTTCCCTTTCCCTTTCAGTATGGTCCTAATAATTTGAGACCATTTGAGGTAGTTTTTTCCATCTAACCTATAAGCGGAATGGATATTTTGCAGTTCTCCAGCCGTCTGGATTCTGTCCCCAGTTTCCAGGTTCACCACTTCAGCCATGACTAGGTGCACTCACGATAAGCAATGAAGGCTTGACGGTGGCACAGCAATAAAGGCTGGTGCAGTTTTAGGTTAAAGGTCAAGCAGCAATAAAGGCTGCGATTTAGAATAAATAACACGGTCAGAGACTCCCAAGAATcgggagctctgataccatctcaAATTTAGGATAGAattctttcttattatttcttatgAGGTTGTTAACCTCTATTTGTATACATAAGTCAGCAgcatattttaggaaatatggGCTGCTAATTCTACTGGACAAATCCCTAACATTACGggatcaatcaaacataaatagcCTATTAACGGCAGCACCCAGCAGTTACAGAAATACAgcacatttaaataaaagactTCCTAAAATACACTATGCCAATTAATACCACTCCAATCACGGTTTTGACAGTACCTGTATTTGCAATAGTTGGATCAAGACCAAGTGCAGCAGGAACAGACATGGCAGCTTTATAGTTTTCTAGACTTAATCTTGTATTGAATAAAGCAATCTGGAAATAATAGACAGCAATAAATTTCAATCAGTTTATCTAACATCAATATCTATACACATTCAAAAGATGTAACAGGAGATAAAAGTACTACCGGTTTACGTTCAATTTCGTAGGTATTTAGCATTGAAGTTGGGGCAATACCCTTAATCACAGAAGCAATTTTCCAGGCAAGATTATGGGCATCCTGAATGCCTGTATTCATTCCTGGCATATCACATCAATATTATATGTCAAATTGCTTCATCTAAACTGCATCAACAAAAAGGAATTTAAATCCTAAAGCTGACACTTTGGAGAGGATTGTTTGTACCAAACCATCAGCCCCTGTGCCACGAGTGCAGACTCTTGTGTACCCAGAAATAGAACAGACAATCAGTCTTGGCTTTAAGATCTTCTAAAACCACTTGTTATGGTTAACCACATGTTTGCGAGTGTACTTTATTTAGtaactttgaaaataaaatacagaACTGATgctccaatttttttttgaaacaaacattataataaaatacccACATACTGACTTTAAAGAAGTACCTATCATCTGGTAAATTCATCCTATGTACATAGATATGTTTTAGCTATGTTGAAGCCCCAATAGCACACATCTAAGTAGTATTCACTTGAGACACTAGATACTTACAGCATGTTCATTATTCAACATTTCAATTATTGATTTCCTTTTCCATATTGGATTGGATTCCTCTCCTTTTCGTTAGGGTCTTTGAGGTTGGAGGAGTTTGTATGGTAAAGAGAAGagttaatttttcatttctaaatttagagatttgttaaatatttataacaaaaataaggtATGTTTAGAAGGGCCCATGAAAATATCTAATTTTGAAGACATTGTGAAATATGGAAAAATGGCAATGCCATGCCCATAAAAAGAAATTCTTAGAATTTGAACTTAGAGTCTAACTTTATTTCACAAAACCAGTTTGTAAGATGAGAATTATCCAAGCCTTATAATACCAGTTAAGCCATGTCTCTATCCTTTTAAGCCCAAGGCATAAGGAAGGTGTTGGAAAGTTGCCTTAATTGTGGTCACTCCTGCCTGGCCTCTACAACTAGACATATGACTAAAATAGAGCTTACAAGGCATGAATAGTCATCACCTTATAAAGCAGTTCTGTACTTTTATGGTTTTGAGTTAAGCCATAAGcctaaattcaaagaaaaagatACAAGCAAGTTCTGCAAATGAAACATGGATTTGTCTCTTGAAGTGACACTATCATGCTCccaagaaaaaagagagtaaaagtTCAGATTCTGCCCTACTTTGCATGGAtcaaaagtaatattaatacatattacTTTTACTTATACCATTAGACATCTACTATCCACAATGAAGATAAAGCAACTAACCAAATCCACCAGCAGGAGGAAATCGATGAGCGGCATCACCGGCGAGTAATATTCGGCTACCTCTACATATAAACCTCTCGGCAACTTCAGCATGCATGATCCATGGTTTTATATCTATTATATCTACATCTCCAAACTCTTGACCAACAAGTTTGCCGATCAATTTCTCACATGCCTACTATAAATCAAATTTACTTACATAAATGTCTTATgcttaatcatataaaaatgaatgaataatatCATGCatgtttgttttttactttatatgCATACTACAACATATTTCTATCCTCCcacaaattctaaattttaatgtCAACACAGaaattttatctattatattatgacaaatttattgaataaaggGTATAAACCATCTTTGATGGGTGAATGATACCTTTGAACTGAAATCCTCAAATGTTTGCTGAGGTGGATAAAAGGGTATCTGCAATCATATAATTTGATTCACAAAAAATCAGTTGAAACCAATAGTGACATTTTTCCAATTACAATAAAGCATATCATACTCATATGACACAATATGGATGGATCTTAGTGAAGGCAGATGGAAGATTGGGAATGGATCTAACATAAAGGTTTGGGCTGAACCATGGGTCAGGATGAACAGCAGTATACATAAGTCATTTTTGAGATGGATTCCAAAATGGTGGTGGACAAAGTGTCTGGTAGTATAGCTGATTCTTCATAACTTGGAGCAGTTGTTCTTCAGTGTAAGTACTTATCTCCCAACATCAAAGCTATGGAGTTTAGTTTGTAAAGAGCCATGCAAATGTTGTGCCCCATTCTTTAGCTTGGGTGGCAATAAGTTATGCAAGGCTCAACATTCATCATCACACTCTTACTTGTGTTTACATTTTGATGATTAACGATATAAGGTGTACAGATTCTGTCAGAAATAAAGCATAATATACCTGTAATACAAATTCCCCTTGCCTGAGATCATGAGCAACAAGGACCCCGATAGCTTCAGtgttgaagataaaaaaaagcatACCAGGATTTTCCTCAAGCAAAAACTGGCCAAGGTCTCTGCTAAAGAAATGGACACTGACTAGCTTTTGCAAGTCCTTCTCACCTCTCATTTCTATTCCTACAAGCTTTCTTACAGTACTACCTGCACCATCTGTGCCAATAAGGATGTTACAGTGAATATTCTGTTCTACACGCTTCCCCTTAATGACAGAAGATGCAGTTACTGTTATAAAATCATCACTGGCATCAATAGATACACACTCGTGGCCCATCATTATTTTCTGTTCACAAGACTGTTCATTCCCTTCCAAGCTTTCAGGTGTACATATTTGAAAGCCTACATTTTCAAGTTGCTTGAGTAGTAACATATTTAGCTTGTACTGTGAGAAGTGTGCAACAGAGACTGGGCTGAGAACATGCTCAAGATCTGATAGCAAGTACAAGATATATGAATATTCTAAAGCTCAATATTGACCAAAATGAACAAATCATGTAGTCTGTTTGTTGATATACCGCATATTTTGAATGCTATGCATAAACACTGTCAAAATTATACTGAAAATATATATCTCCCTATTGCTATGACACCAGAAATCGACTCTCATAAACTATGGAATAGCACCTTGAGGTTGAATGTGATCTACAGATCCAAGAATTGAACCAGAGAGGGAagtacaatatataaatttccTCCATAAATCTACTGGTGGTTGAGACCTTTGGATCTCTTCAACAAGGCCATCAATTTTGCGGAATATCTAAAATTGCAACACTGATCAAAGTAAATCACAATGCtcttttggaaataaaataatttatcagaGAATTTTTTAACCTCCATGGATCGATTGTTGATAAAGTGTGCTTGAGGATGTTTAGAAAATGCCTTGTTTCTCTCCAAAACTGTGCAATTAATACCTATAATGTAAAAGCGATACAAATGTCATGAGCAAATATCAGCTTGAATTAAAGCATAGGAGTAATTCTATAAACAGAGGATTAACATTTATTGAAGCTAATTGTCAAACCTACTATTAATATCTTATGTAAATAAGCGATACTACTATCACAAACAAACATGTAGTATTTCATGTAAGCAATTAGATAACATATATACAATGCACGGAAATTgcataatttttgaaaactcaAGAATCAAATCTgccattaaaattttataaggaCCAAAACTGCACATTCATAAAACTACAGGGACCAAAAGTGGATTTAAACGAAAAATATATACGAACAAGAACAGTTTCCTAACACGCACTTTAATGTCAGATTTACCACAATAGAATCCAAAACATGCAGTTGGTATCAATCAATAGGAATGCCTTTACCATTTGGAGCCTACCTAATTTTGTGAGAAGAATAGAGAGAACAAGACCCACAGGTCCAGCGCCGATGATCAGAACTGGATGCACCGCATCATTGCCATTAGGAACTCCCTCCTTTGAGAATCCTCTGCTTTGCATATGCTGAAGTGCGTAAAGTCTAATTCGAGTTTTGTCCCTAAAGGGGTAACCATACCGTCTTATGGACCTTAGAAACCCCATGACACTGCAATTTAAAAGCCGGTCTTAATTGTTCTCCAAGAACAACAAGACTGAAGGCTTAAAAGTAATCTGGATAAAAGAAGAGCAGAAGAATCATGAACAAGCTAAAGTAAAAACCTCACTACCATCACAGGCTATCATCATAACAATCAGGACATTAAAAGAAACAGTTCATGTCATTATTCGAATCACGAGGGTACTTGTAACAGCCCTGAAAATGAAAGTTAAAAACTGTTGAGCGACCACAGTTTCCAATGAAACATTGTCAACACACAACACTCAGACCTTCTATGATTCAGACATTATATCAAACATGTTGTGGGAGCTATAGAGCCAAGCAATTTGACTACCTCACTCCTTTCTCAGAAGACCACGTGTTTACCCCATTTCGGTTTTCGCTGTTTGGAAATTTGAGAAGGTAACCAAAATGTAGAGTAAAGTTGATAACACAGTTTTCCAAACTTGTTTAATAGTTTTCtgacattttttaacaaaaaaatctgttaaattttacaataattagtTAAAAGTTAAACGAGTAACAATTTATGATTGAATGAATAAAAGTAACCAGATATGTAGGACAATAAAacctttttgtattttttgttttgaaatggcATTTTTAGTTATTCATTAGGGGATTTGTTAAGAAAGtgtaataacaaaatttagaatTATGGTAAGGAGTGTcttattaatacttttttttttcttttaaaagtgaACACCTTTAGTTAATAAGATTTACATTAAGTCgatttaataatcaatttttaaaataaaattacatgttATTAACTTTTAGAAAAGCGATCAATGTATTTTaatgcattattattattatttaattttatttcttgtttcttaAATCTCCAATTTCTTTCTTATActagttttcttcttttttttaaatggtgaTAAAATAGGTTTTGACTTACGAACTAATTTATTGACCTATCAAAATTTGGTAAGTctattaaattatcaaaatttagtaAACTTAT
This sequence is a window from Vigna angularis cultivar LongXiaoDou No.4 chromosome 2, ASM1680809v1, whole genome shotgun sequence. Protein-coding genes within it:
- the LOC108329456 gene encoding uncharacterized protein LOC108329456 isoform X1, whose translation is MGFLRSIRRYGYPFRDKTRIRLYALQHMQSRGFSKEGVPNGNDAVHPVLIIGAGPVGLVLSILLTKLGINCTVLERNKAFSKHPQAHFINNRSMEIFRKIDGLVEEIQRSQPPVDLWRKFIYCTSLSGSILGSVDHIQPQDLEHVLSPVSVAHFSQYKLNMLLLKQLENVGFQICTPESLEGNEQSCEQKIMMGHECVSIDASDDFITVTASSVIKGKRVEQNIHCNILIGTDGAGSTVRKLVGIEMRGEKDLQKLVSVHFFSRDLGQFLLEENPGMLFFIFNTEAIGVLVAHDLRQGEFVLQIPFYPPQQTFEDFSSKACEKLIGKLVGQEFGDVDIIDIKPWIMHAEVAERFICRGSRILLAGDAAHRFPPAGGFGMNTGIQDAHNLAWKIASVIKGIAPTSMLNTYEIERKPIALFNTRLSLENYKAAMSVPAALGLDPTIANTVHQFIVNGIGSILPTGLQKVALDGIFGIGRAQLSEFVLNESNPLGSSRLAKLKHIFEEGKSLQLQFPAEDLGFRYLQGALVPESNDIESPPEVLTGRRRDYTPSAQPGSRLPHMFVKVNPLCEETISTLDLVSVDKVEFVLIIAPVEESYHLAREAFKVAEEQEISLKVCIFWSTDSVEGLEKGSEAALSPWKNYADVVEAQSSTSNWWDMCNMTSRGAILVRPDEHIAWRTSLGLAEDPRVEMQRVFAAILGEHR
- the LOC108329456 gene encoding uncharacterized protein LOC108329456 isoform X2, with translation MGFLRSIRRYGYPFRDKTRIRLYALQHMQSRGFSKEGVPNGNDAVHPVLIIGAGPVGLVLSILLTKLGINCTVLERNKAFSKHPQAHFINNRSMEIFRKIDGLVEEIQRSQPPVDLWRKFIYCTSLSGSILGSVDHIQPQDLEHVLSPVSVAHFSQYKLNMLLLKQLENVGFQICTPESLEGNEQSCEQKIMMGHECVSIDASDDFITVTASSVIKGKRVEQNIHCNILIGTDGAGSTVRKLVGIEMRGEKDLQKLVSVHFFSRDLGQFLLEENPGMLFFIFNTEAIGVLVAHDLRQGEFVLQIPFYPPQQTFEDFSSKACEKLIGKLVGQEFGDVDIIDIKPWIMHAEVAERFICRGSRILLAGDAAHRFPPAGGFGMNTGIQDAHNLAWKIASVIKGIAPTSMLNTYEIERKPIALFNTRLSLENYKAAMSVPAALGLDPTIANTVHQFIVNGIGSILPTGLQKVALDGIFGIGRAQLSEFVLNESNPLGSSRLAKLKHIFEEGKSLQLQFPAEDLGFRYLQGALVPESNDIESPPEVLTGRRRDYTPSAQPGSRLPHMFVKVNPL